From Aedes albopictus strain Foshan chromosome 1, AalbF5, whole genome shotgun sequence, one genomic window encodes:
- the LOC134287409 gene encoding uncharacterized protein LOC134287409, with protein sequence MEREDYTARMKAMLTDETTYEKIKRDPTSTFQARNNNLVRRLQNLDLIDRSTATQLITYKAVCPRIYGQPKPHKPNMPLRPVVPCMTAPTYHLSKFIGNIIQSSITSKYNIKDSFEFCAFINNVQIPEGHIMVSFDVVSLFTCIPKELVRRSIFKNWVNITQNTTICLDLFWEAVELCIDCSYFVFEGEYYKQVFGTAMGNPLSPVIADLVMEDILNDAVENTGFPIPYIKKYVDDLFLVLPPSKIDEVREIFNQQHTSIKFTVETETDGRLPFLDMMLIRKEDHTVVTEWYAKPVASGRILNYYSCHPMHTKMNVAVNFAKRVFQLSTNLESSAINSIIHDRLKQNDYPKQITSRIITRINRRVTPNTAMEVSVEDTGEKCFRSLTNIDGLTEQITKTIRKEYPNIHIAHKQAKTVGSILPMVKDRISQGEKSNVVYRIDCADCDACYIGMTTTKLKSTLSGHRSNVRKLQKLREEGHTNRDGAIAEIREKTALVNHAAAMEHSFKLDEVVIVDKTHKSTNLQFLESCHIYNTEKTVNKRSDTENLHATYAGILHTFKNAQNRTKTNHTNRPNTNRP encoded by the coding sequence ATGGAGAGAGAGGACTACACCGCGCGAATGAAGGCTATGCTCACCGACGAAACAACTTACGAAAAAATCAAACGAGACCCGACATCCACGTTTCAAGCGAGAAACAACAACCTGGTACGACGCTTGCAAAACCTGGACTTGATTGATCGATCGACAGCAACACAGTTGATCACGTACAAGGCGGTCTGTCCTAGAATCTACGGACAACCCAAACCCCACAAACCTAATATGCCTCTCCGGCCAGTGGTTCCATGCATGACAGCCCCGACGTACCACTTATCCAAATTTATTGGTAACATTATCCAATCATCCATTACCAGTAAATACAACATCAAAGATTCATTCGAATTCTGCGCTTTCATCAACAATGTGCAGATTCCAGAAGGCCACATAATGGTCTCGTTTGATGTCGTGTCCCTCTTTACCTGCATCCCAAAAGAACTCGTCCGAAGGAGCATCTTCAAGAACTGGGTCAACATCACCCAGAACACAACTATATGTCTAGATCTATTTTGGGAAGCAGTAGAGCTATGCATCGACTGTAGTTACTTCGTATTTGAGGGAGAATACTACAAACAGGTGTTTGGAACGGCAATGGGGAATCCCCTATCACCTGTAATTGCGGATCTCGTCATGGAAGACATACTGAACGACGCAGTGGAAAACACTGGGTTTCCGATCCCATACATAAAAAAATACGTTGATGACTTGTTCTTAGTGCTACCACCGAGCAAGATAGACGAAGTGAGAGAGATATTCAATCAACAACACACCAGTATAAAATTCACGGTCGAAACAGAAACAGATGGACGGTTACCCTTTCTAGACATGATGCTAATTAGGAAAGAGGATCACACTGTCGTCACCGAATGGTACGCAAAACCCGTGGCTTCCGGAAGAATATTGAATTATTATTCATGTCATCCGATGCACACAAAGATGAATGTTGCGGTGAATTTTGCTAAGAGAGTCTTCCAACTTTCGACAAACTTGGAGTCATCAGCAATTAACAGCATCATACACGACCGTTTGAAGCAGAACGACTATCCAAAACAAATAACCAGTCGAATCATAACCCGAATAAACAGAAGAGTAACACCAAATACAGCTATGGAAGTGAGCGTAGAGGACACTGGAGAAAAATGTTTCCGCTCACTCACCAATATCGACGGCCTAACAGAGCAAATAACTAAAACCATACGAAAAGAATATCCCAATATACACATAGCACACAAGCAGGCAAAAACAGTTGGCTCGATTCTACCCATGGTGAAAGACAGAATCAGCCAAGGGGAAAAGAGCAATGTAGTGTACAGGATAGACTGCGCAGACTGTGATGCATGTTATATTGGGATGACAACAACAAAACTAAAGAGCACGCTCTCTGGCCATCGATCAAACGTGAGGAAGCTGCAAAAGCTGAGAGAGGAGGGACACACAAACAGGGACGGAGCAATAGCAGAAATCAGAGAGAAGACAGCATTAGTTAACCACGCAGCAGCAATGGAACACTCGTTTAAGTTAGACGAAGTAGTAATAGTAGACAAGACACACAAATCAACCAACCTCCAATTCCTAGAGAGTTGTCACATATACAACACTGAGAAAACAGTAAACAAACGATCGGACACAGAAAATCTACACGCAACCTATGCAGGAATACTACACACATTTAAGAATGCTCAAAATAGAACCAAAACAAATCACACCAATAGACCTAACACAAACAGACCATAG